A region from the Arachis ipaensis cultivar K30076 chromosome B01, Araip1.1, whole genome shotgun sequence genome encodes:
- the LOC107628874 gene encoding poly(U)-specific endoribonuclease-B isoform X2 translates to MSRRSGANRVLDFPTDHRSLLLLQEEQRHDDSYGDSYRPQMEQYRPKQEEWESQSSNRHKKFDEENNDGWQTVGKPSRRQQHKVPKDNWNNYKLPPDEQEYSNDIDVGGRAEPSNDELYDLSKACDKLWDLDLNRLVPGKDYEIDCGEGKKAYQKEDMAEGCLFTWVSNDVFRKPTFARFLSLLDNYNPNQGSKEVVTSEERQEQASFIEEISRTAPIKYLHKYLVSKGIASGSFQEFKRMISSLWFDLYSRGGTSGSSSAFEHVFVGEIKNSSEVSGFHNWLQFYLEEAKGRVDYQGYIFPRRRGEIPDSETQLLTIQFEWNNVLKSVSSTLVGVSPEFEIALYTLCFYVGEEDNHIQLGPYSVNIKCYRLGNRIGSVYPIAES, encoded by the exons ATGAGCAGGAGGAGTGGCGCCAACAGGGTTCTAGACTTTCCAACAGACCACAGAAG TTTGTTATTGTTGCAGGAGGAGCAGCGGCACGATGATAGTTATGGGGATTCCTACAGGCCTCAAATG GAGCAATATCGTCCAAAGCAAGAAGAGTGGGAATCTCAGAGTTCCAACAGACACAAGAAG TTTGATGAAGAGAACAATGATGGATGGCAGACTGTTGGCAAACCTTCAAGGCGGCAACAACACAAG GTTCCCAAGGATAATTGGAACAACTATAAACTACCACCAGATGAGCAAGAATACTCTAATGATATTGATGTTGGTGGTCGTGCGGAGCCTTCGAACGATGAGCTTTATGATTTGTCTAAAGCATGTGACAAACTGTGGGACCTTGATTTAAATCGTTTGGTACCGGGAAAGGATTATGAAATTGACTGTGGCGAAGGAAAGAAGGCTTACCAAAAGGAAGACATGGCAGAGGGTTGCTTGTTTACTTGGGTTAGCAATGATGTATTCAGAAAGCCTACTTTTGCCCGGTTTCTTTCGCTTCTAGATAACTACAACCCAAATCAAGGAAGTAAGGAAGTTGTCACGTCTGAAGAGAGGCAAGAGCAAGCTTCTTTCATTGAAGAAATTAGTAGAACAGCACCAATCAAATATCTGCACAAGTATCTTGTGTCCAAGGGTATTGCATCAGGGAGCTTTCAAGAATTCAAAAGAATGATTAGCAGCTTGTGGTTTGACCTTTATTCACGTGGGGGAACGTCTGGTTCCTCCTCTGCTTTCGAACATGTTTTTGTTGGAGAAATCAAGAACAGCAGTGAAGTTTCTGGCTTTCATAACTGGCTGCAG TTttaccttgaagaagcaaaaggGAGGGTTGATTATCAAGGCTATATTTTTCCCCGTAGACGTGGCGAAATT CCAGACTCAGAAACACAGCTTCTGACAATTCAGTTTGAATGGAATAATGTTCTAAAATCTGTATCAAGCACTTTGGTGGGAGTGAGCCCTGAATTTGAAATTGCTCTGTATACCCTCTGTTTCTATGTGGGCGAGGAGGACAACCACATTCAGCTGGGTCCATATTCAGTTAATATCAAGTGCTACCGTCTCGGCAATCGAATTGGATCTGTTTATCCCATTGCAGAATCCTGA
- the LOC107628874 gene encoding poly(U)-specific endoribonuclease-B isoform X1, which translates to MEGLIKGLVHAALGDDDNDDRNNRRDSRDERSRSSWAEVVSGDQDQDPQDHPPPRHHNWTSQEGPRYEQEEWRQQGSRLSNRPQKEEQRHDDSYGDSYRPQMEQYRPKQEEWESQSSNRHKKFDEENNDGWQTVGKPSRRQQHKVPKDNWNNYKLPPDEQEYSNDIDVGGRAEPSNDELYDLSKACDKLWDLDLNRLVPGKDYEIDCGEGKKAYQKEDMAEGCLFTWVSNDVFRKPTFARFLSLLDNYNPNQGSKEVVTSEERQEQASFIEEISRTAPIKYLHKYLVSKGIASGSFQEFKRMISSLWFDLYSRGGTSGSSSAFEHVFVGEIKNSSEVSGFHNWLQFYLEEAKGRVDYQGYIFPRRRGEIPDSETQLLTIQFEWNNVLKSVSSTLVGVSPEFEIALYTLCFYVGEEDNHIQLGPYSVNIKCYRLGNRIGSVYPIAES; encoded by the exons ATGGAGGGTTTGATCAAGGGGTTGGTCCATGCTGCCCTTGGTGACGACGACAATGACGACCGCAACAACCGCCGCGATTCCCGAGATGAACGGTCTAGATCCTCCTGGGCTGAAGTCGTCTCCGGAGATCAGGATCAGGATCCGCAAGATCATCCTCCTCCCAGACACCACAACTGGACTTCACAG GAGGGGCCTCGTTATGAGCAGGAGGAGTGGCGCCAACAGGGTTCTAGACTTTCCAACAGACCACAGAAG GAGGAGCAGCGGCACGATGATAGTTATGGGGATTCCTACAGGCCTCAAATG GAGCAATATCGTCCAAAGCAAGAAGAGTGGGAATCTCAGAGTTCCAACAGACACAAGAAG TTTGATGAAGAGAACAATGATGGATGGCAGACTGTTGGCAAACCTTCAAGGCGGCAACAACACAAG GTTCCCAAGGATAATTGGAACAACTATAAACTACCACCAGATGAGCAAGAATACTCTAATGATATTGATGTTGGTGGTCGTGCGGAGCCTTCGAACGATGAGCTTTATGATTTGTCTAAAGCATGTGACAAACTGTGGGACCTTGATTTAAATCGTTTGGTACCGGGAAAGGATTATGAAATTGACTGTGGCGAAGGAAAGAAGGCTTACCAAAAGGAAGACATGGCAGAGGGTTGCTTGTTTACTTGGGTTAGCAATGATGTATTCAGAAAGCCTACTTTTGCCCGGTTTCTTTCGCTTCTAGATAACTACAACCCAAATCAAGGAAGTAAGGAAGTTGTCACGTCTGAAGAGAGGCAAGAGCAAGCTTCTTTCATTGAAGAAATTAGTAGAACAGCACCAATCAAATATCTGCACAAGTATCTTGTGTCCAAGGGTATTGCATCAGGGAGCTTTCAAGAATTCAAAAGAATGATTAGCAGCTTGTGGTTTGACCTTTATTCACGTGGGGGAACGTCTGGTTCCTCCTCTGCTTTCGAACATGTTTTTGTTGGAGAAATCAAGAACAGCAGTGAAGTTTCTGGCTTTCATAACTGGCTGCAG TTttaccttgaagaagcaaaaggGAGGGTTGATTATCAAGGCTATATTTTTCCCCGTAGACGTGGCGAAATT CCAGACTCAGAAACACAGCTTCTGACAATTCAGTTTGAATGGAATAATGTTCTAAAATCTGTATCAAGCACTTTGGTGGGAGTGAGCCCTGAATTTGAAATTGCTCTGTATACCCTCTGTTTCTATGTGGGCGAGGAGGACAACCACATTCAGCTGGGTCCATATTCAGTTAATATCAAGTGCTACCGTCTCGGCAATCGAATTGGATCTGTTTATCCCATTGCAGAATCCTGA